The segment GGCGCGGCCGCCGCGGCGGCGGGCGCGGCCAGCGCGGCGCCGGAGGCGAACAGCAGGGCGGCCGCGCCGTAGCGCAGCACGCCCCTGGGGGGACTGGTCATGTGGGCTCCTGCCAGGAGAGGGGTTCGGACCCGGGCGCGTTCACCCGGGCTGCCCGCACAGCCATTGACCGCCGCCGGTGCGCTGACGCACCGTCACCACGTGATTCACCCGGAGGGCCCGGTGCCCGCTGCGCCGCCCGGGTGGTCCGGGCCGCCGATCCGGGGTGGCCGCTGCGCGCCGGGCCCGATCGGCGGTACCTGGTCGGCGGAAGCAGCGGTAGCGGGGGAAACGGCAGAGGCGGCAGCGCCGAGGAGAGGTGGAGTGGTGACAGGGCAGTTGCGCAGGCGGACGGCGGACGCGGTGGTACGGGCGGGCCGGTGGTGCTTCAAGGGCAGCGCGGTGGGCCGGCTGCCGCTGGCCGGGCGGGTGATGCGCTGGTGCGTGCAGGCCGGGCACGGCCACGGCGAGGTGCTGGCGGCGTTCCGCGGCGCCGAGTTGGCGGTGCCGACGGCCAGCGCGTCGATCGCGGCGGGCCTGCTCGGCGGCTTCTACGAGGAGCGCGAACTCGACCTGTTCGAGGAGCTGTGCGCGCACCGCCGCACCGTCGTCGACGTCGGCGCGAACCTCGGCGTGTACGCCTGCCTGGCGGCCCGCGCGCTGCCCGCCGACGGGATGCTGGTCTGCTACGAGCCCGCCCCCGACAACCTGGCCCGGCTGGCTGCGAACCTGGGCCGCAACCCCGGCCGCCCCGGCCTCACCGTCCGGGTCGAACCGCACGCGGTCGGACCCGCCGAGGGCCGCACCACCCTCGAACTGGCCGAGGACATCGGCCTGCACCGGGTCGCCGCGCCGGGCGGCGGCGGGCTCGCGGTCCGCCAGGTCGCGCTGGACTCCCGGCTGCC is part of the Kitasatospora setae KM-6054 genome and harbors:
- a CDS encoding FkbM family methyltransferase, which encodes MTGQLRRRTADAVVRAGRWCFKGSAVGRLPLAGRVMRWCVQAGHGHGEVLAAFRGAELAVPTASASIAAGLLGGFYEERELDLFEELCAHRRTVVDVGANLGVYACLAARALPADGMLVCYEPAPDNLARLAANLGRNPGRPGLTVRVEPHAVGPAEGRTTLELAEDIGLHRVAAPGGGGLAVRQVALDSRLPALFAEHGGPRRVDVLKVDVEGYDVHALRGARRLLARDRPVLFAEFCPPQLAGCGADAEEFAALLAEAYDEIHVVDTARNTVTACTPSALLAPTYRARLVNVVAAARDEDRELLARWAGPRARGQLVR